CCGCAGTTACACAGCCGCATGAAAATAAATATCTTCCACTACGCAATCTGTATTCTCTGTAACACAGAAAATGGCTACCTCGGGAATGACTGGTCACAAAGAAAATAATTGCTGCATTTTCGAAAGTGGTTCCTTAGTTGACGCTAACCTTAATTTGACAAGAGGACTTTTCCTTGAGGTGTTCTTATTATAAAAATAAACATGAAATGAATATAAATGCCAAGTATGAATACAAAAGCCTAGAGGATGATCACCTAAGTGAGGTATGATAGCTGCAAAGTGAACATGTTTACCGTGCAATCACTATTAATCTCCAAATATACGAGCTTGAATTAAGAAGATGGGTTGCAAGTAAATTAATCAAACATAGCAAGTTCCTAGTCACTGGATTCACAATTCCCTAGCAACTGTGATTTGGTAAGAATCAACAAGATCACTAGGACAAAGAACCTTTGCCAGTGGCATACCATAGATAGGAGGAGTGAGCACTAACCTTGGTACAAAGTGTGAAAATGTAAGTATCTGTTTGCTCTTTTTTTTTACTTCTTCAATAGCATCATTGTTCTTGTCATTCAACTTGTCAAAGTAAAGAGCAAGAGCCTCATCATCACTTCCCAAGTCCAAAGGCCATTGGCAAGCATGAAAGTCTTTACAAGCCTGATCATAAAAAACATATCAATGCATGGACGTCATGAGGAATTGAGAACTGTACAGAACAAAAAAATAAGAAACTGAAACAGCCAGTACATGTCTACACCTATAAACAACATTATCTTTACGTTCtttccaaaaaaaattatctttACGTGTACATCCATACAAATCAGAACAAGACACTGAGCGAAAGATCAACTTACCATCTCTAACGAAGGAACACGCACACTGTTAACATCCTTTTCCTTGTCAAAGCTCTGGAATGCGATTAAACAAAGATGAGTAAGCAGGAGAATCATAGTGACATGTTGCATTTTGATCTGGTAAGAAAATTTATGACAATGAATTAAGGAAAAATAAGCAACCTTGTGATACCATGAAAACAATGGTATGATCCCTAAGTCACCTATCGTTCTAGGGCCTGTATCCACACCCAGCTCACTACACGCATCAAGCAATGCAGTCAGTTTCTCCATCGAATCCACCTGGAAGAAATGAGCAAACCAATATAAATTAAAGGGTAAATGCTTTGCTCAGAGAAAAACATAAATGAACTGATGTATTAGCAACCATCCAAAACCATAATCGTCATTGCATCATTTCAGTTGTACCACATGCTTCATAGCATATGTGCAAGAGCTACTAATTTGTACCAAGCTATTCAAACACTCCTGCATAATGACAATCCAGATGCATGTCCGCTGAGAAAACAAGAGGATGCATTGATCTCACATTTGCCCCGGCTGTTCCTTCTCTTGGCAAGTCTGGTATTGTTTTAAAGGGGTTCGATCTTCCGATGATACTGCTGCTGGGCGCACAGGCAACAAGATGAAGACCAGCAGGTCGCTGATCATCTTAATGATTTGGTTTCTCACGAAGCTCAGGAGCAGTTGTCTCTCGAAGTTAATTCTTAGGAGCCATCCGCAATGATGCAGAGCTCTGGATCTAGGACAGGATAGGGCATATCCTCACCGGACCAACAGTAGCGGCTTAGGCAGCAACACAGCATAGGCTTTTTAGTCGGTTTTGGATTCTTGGCTAGGCTAGAGTAGCTTTGTTACTTACAGTCTTGGTGTtctatttttgctctgttttccaGTTTGGTCATCCTCCACCGTTGTTGGTTTGTATTTCACGCCTTCTTTCGTGTTCTTATGACACAATGATGCACATTTAGACGCGTGTTGGAGAAAAACAACTCCAAGTGGCAACGCCCAATAACATCAGTGTATTACTCCTACTAGGCTCACAACTGAAATGATGCAGACGTATGCATTATCATAACCGTTTCAGCCAGGAAACAAGAACCGATAATCCAATACCATCAACGTATGACTAGGTTCACAACTGAAATGCAGCTCAACTACACAAGCCTGCTTAAAACCGGTATCAATATCAAACCTCATCAGCAAACTTCGCACTACATCTAAAACTAGGATCATTAAGCAACGTATTTACTAGACAATGGCGGGCAGGAAGCAGGCGTGCGTTTCAGGTTTCAGGGAGGACAGACTAAAGTACTAGAAATCCAGCGGAAGCACTAGGCCAacgcattttgtcaaacaccatgCTTGCGGCACAAGGAATGCAGATAGTCAAACAGAGGGAAAAGGGACGGGGACGGGAGGAGGGAAGGTGGAATCCACTCACGTAGCGGCCACCCTCGCGGCGCAGCCAGAGGTCGTGGTTGCCGGGCACGTAGAAGACGGCGTCGAAGCGCGCCCTGAGGGCCTCCATGGTGCGCGCGAAGTTGTCCCTGGTCTCCGCCACGTCCCCGGCGACGACGAGCGCGTCGAACCCCTCCCCGGCGCCCGGCGGCCCCGCCCGCACCGCGAGCCGGCGCACCCACTCCATGTTCTCCGGGTAGTCGGTGTGCAGGTCCGACACGACGAACACcctcgtcctcgccgccgccgccgccggctgcggcgcggcggcggcggcggcgcggcagcggagggaggagggggaggaggaggccctaGGGCGCGGCGGGCAGAAGCGGCGGCGCctgcggaggcggcggtggtgcggcgacggggGCAGCGCGTCGAGCAGGTGGTGGGCGGGGTGGGACGACACGGGCAGATGCGGTGTCATGTCGGGGGGAGGAAAAAGCTCTCTCGCTCTGGCGCTCGCCTCGCTTGCGGCAAAAAATCCCGTTTTCCCCCTGCCTTTTCGCTCCGGGGACGGGCGGGCGGGGGTGGGTGGCGGTGGGATGGCAGTTCGGTGATTCCGGCGACGAGATACCCGGCTCCACGGTCTGTGGGCCCGTTATATACAGCGGCGGCGAGGCCGGGTTGGTGGGTGGTGGGCCGACGTGGCAGCGGCATCCGGTATAGTTTATGCTGGTCATTAGGCGCGTAGAGTATAGTAATGATTAATGCAGTGGGTTCATCATTGTCGCGGTTGGCCTGGTGCGACCACTAAACTCCGGGTTAGTGGCGGAGTTTCGCACGCAACAGTGTGCGATGGAGGGCGCGGATTGGTTTGTTTAGGCCTCGTGGATTGCTGATCCATGTGTACCCACACGCTTGTACGCGGACCTCTTCTAGAACGAGGTCGGCCACGGCGGTCGGCCAAGCCCACCCTCGTGCGACATGAGACACAAACCCATGGGTTTCAAATCTCTAACTGCTTGTTTGACACCAATCATTTGGGTCGAAATTTGCAGTATACATTTGCGAATTCCAAATGAACGTGTTTGTCTGCCCACGAATTTTACGTGGGAAATCACTCCACAAATCCAGCTGATTGAAACGGTATGTAAAACCAAATCTTGTCCGACACTCACGCCCGACGCCCCTATCTCTTCCCCGATGCCCGCACCTCCTTCAACCACCACCACCCACGAGATCCACCAACGCCAGAGGACCCAGGCCACTGGAGTCCATCACAATCAGCAAGGCATCCCCGACGCCAAGCCAAGGCATCCCCATCTCCTGCACATTCTTAATCTCCATTTGGGGCGGCCGATTTAGGGGAGGCTGATGGTGAGGGCTACCCCCGTGAAGGCGACGGTATGGGATGCACGAACAAGCACTTACCAAATGGTGAGGCAAGGGGGGTATCTAGCATGTacggtgaaacctatggcccccgggtctatcttccatcatattattttcctatcaatttactatttcttccgttatttattttgcaatctttacttttcaatctatatcataaaaatatcaaaaatatttatcttattatctctatcagatctcacttttgcaagtgggcgtgaagggattgacaacccctttatcgcgttggttgcaaggttcttatttgtttgtgtaggtataagGTGACTTGcctgtaacctcctactggattgatatcttggttctcaaaaacggagggaaatacttacgctactttgctgcatcacctttccctcttcaagggaaaaaccaacgcacgctcaagaggtagcagttcccAGTGTCAAGCTGGCGCTCTTTCTTCGACGGGTTGATTGAAGGGTTGAAGACGTATGAGGACGACAGGGACACCTGCTTTGCCGCTGGGTCCCGGAAGCTCGCTCGCGACGTCCTCTTGATGGTCTTGAGCAACCTCGCATATCGCCACCCCGACCTCGACCTCGTCGATGGCTTCAAGAGGTAGCCGTCGGGAGTCGGTATTTCTGCTTCCGAGGAGAAAGCCGCTCCTCTCGCCAACAAGGTCCTATCCATCCCGAGGGTTCCCGAAAAATGCCAGCCTTGAGCTTATTCGTGCTGTCGCGCAGCCCTATAACAAAAAGAATCATGCATCCTGTGTTTAGGTCCCGTACTATTTCCGTTTTTGTATTCGTCGAACTGTGTTTAATTATGCCAATGCACGCTATCCCTCTTTCGTTTACCCATTGATGTTCGTATGGTTAGTTTCTTTTGCGTATTTTGGTTGCCCGTCAGTAGCATGCTGCCGCCACTACTGGAGGAttctgctaacgcgacactacgatcagagaccctttgacgaaactctgtgcaatgcattaattgcaaacagtgatgtaaaaaaaccgtcaaaaaagatgcaaaacgtttgcgatgaatgatacatcaaacacggttcagattttagttgcgtgtgcgatgtgggGCATACGATTGATCcatatgaactgtttgtgatgagacagaacaatagaaacgggcagctagatcaaggtgtgtgcgatatacggcatacagttcgctcctatgaaccgtttgcgatgatcgaggtgaacacaaacgattcggcataacaatatgtgtgtgatacccggcaaatatGTTGGTAATCAAAATTGTGTGCGATCATATAGACAACCCATGCATACGGTCTTTTTGTGAactgtgtgctcgtcagggcacacaattcaacaaaccaacctgtgggcaataatgtagaagatctctgtcgaatacgtaTTACTAACCGTCTAcaatgagattgacaggataaacagagataacaaattaatatgagcgaacAGAAACAGAGATATATGCAGTCTGcataatttagtccttcttcttgttggtgttgttgttgttggatggccccacgacatcgtcttggcgaggacgcttcttgccgctgaccgttggcttttcatcgacgccgccgtcatcatcgtcgtcctcctcctcgttcaaccattcatcctcatcatcatcgtcatcctcttcgtCGTCCTCTGACGGCTCCTCATccatctggttgtcgtctgacgactctgGAGGCAGCGTCCCTTCCATGATCCGGATATAATCAAGGTCTGGGCTCGATGCCGGACTCACGAAAGACGAgtgggatgattccgatgttgacctatcatcgagcgccagactgctggccgaactgtcgtcctcggtgtcgctcgacatggctgcggtCGTATAAAAACTGCAAGAAAGTGAGATTGCAGAGTGTGTGCAAGTGTGTAGCGTGGCCTGCCGGGGACGAAGAAGATGtcggacacttaagcggggtatgcaaagaagaggaaatgccaattgaagcgggggttgacgtattatctaaccgcttatataatcaaccgcaattatttgtacccagtcgctccaaattcccggggttgcgcaggtgtggcaccccggctcagagcaaccggtttaccttgcattgccagcccagagatcatgtcttctggcaacacacaacatcttggtacagaaaacaaccgctttattgatactagcggaacatagttcgatattacatcaagttgcgaggccaagcggcacacatggtgcggctgaacattatgtacattatttagtgaacataaaggggcctcgatcacgacaactacgcggcaacggaacgacgacgaagcgggactccataacacagggacaccgatgtggacacgatctagactcggacagcactccgatCCAACGAAACTTtcttgaaatctggcatgacacgccaggtcagtacattgaatgtacttgcaagctcacaacaagcataaacataatgacagacaatatcatgatatttattcAGATTATCATTAATGCAAAACCATACTAGGAATGCAGCGAACATAATCTCGTGCCTCAAGTCCCTCGGACTTTCTTACAAAACGGgtttaccttgtaaccaaacggtgatctttctcagatcacaaacgaaaccaacactttggttTCCATCATCAACAAACGGAACCAACACTTTGGTTCCCATCATAAACCATCATCTTTCCAACAGTTCCATGTGATTAACATTAGTGTGCATGATTATTAAAATGTTGATCCATGCTGTGACCTACTTCCGAAttgtgtccataaccgaggacgcagctctcgatagattaaatacactctgcagaggtagtgcactttacccacaccacggaatccttGGACTCGCacccccattcgggtggaccaacgacattccgacgaaaccctcccattgccatgaccctctcccggccactccgacttactccccactgggctaagtcccgggtggccccatgcctaccaaaggcatcaatggccaccgtcgtggcaaaacataaacggtcccaaacggggacaaggtaccataacaacaaacgggcacacaaggttatgtctgcttaccgggccagggtaacgcacgcccataaccttccctcgttggaggcaccgactagaggcatgacaacggaccgaataaaggccttcccataaaggcaaatgtggttgcattgggaaaaactcgattcagtggctccatgacccgatcaacgatatgttcaagttgagttattatcaggtttaacTCAAAGTAAAAATAatcggtgtcatgatatgccatgaaaatgcaaccttacatcatacatcacatattatcGGAAATAAATGGATCAACCTCATCAAGTATTTCACTAACCATAATCATCAGCAAACTCATACCACTTCTCTGGTTATTATAATTCAACAAACTTAACCATGATATTAACTTGAAATAATCCATTTTCTCACTTAACAAAATATTAACCCAACTAGTCTTTTTCATAATAATTTTATTTTCACATGACCAAACATTACTTCTACTGActtaaactaacttagttagtCTCAAACTACTGTAAACTAAGCATTCCAAACAAAACAAGCATTCAATAGAAATAAATATTTATttaagtgatttaaatgcatgaactaaatcattattcaagttggaaaatcaaaatattgagatggcaccatgaaaatgttgttgtggcttgccttagtgcaaatgaggttcacactcctcctagtgatcctcaagacaagcttcaccttctgaaaataattaaaacagagaaagaaaatatcaagaaacactctgaaaatcaccagaaaatctagacagcagagaaaaatctcatttttgtgagctgctagatcttttcataaagaacacaatgcaaaaaagaatcacttcatttggacttaaggttaaaaagttgtggctgtttgaagttctctggataatttgaattaaatttaaataaaacagaaaccaGGGGGTGACGTTGATGGCGTATTCTctgaatacgcctccactcgtaccgcttcgggcgcgagcgGAGAGGCTGACAACGGGCCCAGCTGGTCaggtgcgagggagagagagagagagaaatagagcgCGTcgaggcttcgccggagctcacgccggcgaggagggctcctTAGCCCTGTCTAGAGGGATAGAACGCAAGAGGAGGTTGaggtgcacctgcccgtacccgtagaatagctaggggtggtcggacggggtCGGAACGAGCTTCTCTAGCGGCGGCAGGAagcagaggtcgccggagttggagacgACGGTGATGTGGGGCTACACCAGGGGCTCCAACAGGGTCGGACAGCACCAGTGAAGCACCACGGAGGCTCTGAAAGAGTGGCTTGAGCTCGGGAGGGGCTGGAACGGTGGGGGCGAACcgcggggatcgccggcgagctcaagctcgaggacggcagcccgaggcctgcccggccgggctgcggctttctACTGGAGTGTGTGGGATGAGTTGGTGATGCTTGAGAGGGTTGGGGTGGCCGTATTTATAGGTGAGCGAGGTGAGGGGATCGGGCTCTGCTGAAGGGCTTCTGGACACGGCGCCCGGCaatgagcggcgtcagtgagagatggagaaggcgacgcagctcacgcgggcactGTGGGAGGGCGGAGACGAACACAAGAGCGGGGGTGGCGACGAGCGAAGTGGCGCGACGCACTGTTGGGTTTGCTGGgtcatgcccgtgctcgctgcggcgagctccggcgttggCAAGCGCCAGCGAGGAGTTAAGTGGGTCAAGACGGCGATGGTGGCGCAGTTTGGCAAGGTgcggcagtcggggaagcgagcacgcgctgAACAGAGCATGCGACGGCATCCAGAGCGCGTCGACTAGCACATTGGCATCATGCACaggcgtggtcaccgcgcgaactctgtCATAGAGTCACCGCTTGCCAAaaattcatgtctggcgtgtagtccttagtggtTTGGGTCGTTCCAATGCTTTGAGTCGAGCCTAGGGGCTGTAGGTGCGTGGTTTacttcctggtaagtttctggtcagtaacttgtGGAGTTAACTGTGGGTGATCTAGTAAAATTTGAGGGTTGAGCTTTGGGGTTTAGCAATCACTTAGTAAGGTAGTGAtgctcaagaaaaatcagcctcatAGGATCAAGGAAAATGGTACTTGCTGTAGAAACTGCCTTTTCtgaccagaacagaaaagattttctatagcaaaaaaattccaaaaagtgatgcaatattttcgctcagggaggtgccctagggttccaagaataattgggaattttctcagatttttgtgggcaaagaaaacgggggttgctttggagcatatgttgCTGATTAGGGTTTTtgaagagaaaatgaatatttttcatttaagaaagaAAAATATTCCTATGATTATTTTGGGATTaatcagagaagaaatgatggcttGGGGGAGAGGTGatccacttgggtgaaaatcaagggtatgCCCAAGGCTTTAAGTCCAACTAAAATGATTCAAAAAcccaaattcaaataaaaggcaatcaaaaatcagaaaaagaagaggggcaaaaaccaggctgtcacaaacctcccccacttaggatgaatctcgtcctcgagattcggttgctcgggaaaacaattctggaTAGGTTGCCTTTAGAaattcctctcgttcccaagttgcCTCTTCCTCGGTGTGATGTTGCCTCTTCCTCGATGTGATGTTCCCACTGAACCTTATAAAACTTTATCgctttactacgagtgaccctttccatctcatccaagattctgaacaatttctcctcatatgttaaatccttagcCAGCTCTAATTCTGACATATCCATCTTTTTCTCTGGAGGCGATATACATCGTCTTagctgtgagacatggaacacattgtgcacttctGACAATTCCGGGGGCAATTctaactgatatgcaacagtacccactctggACATAACTAGGAACGGACCAATatacctgggtgccaattttccgcgAGTCTGAAATcttttgactcctttcataggggtgactcggaggtatacatgctctccgggttcaaaactgatctggcggtgctttgcatcgtaataactcttttgtcgggaTTTAGCCAATTGCAATCtatctcggatttccttgacttgcctttcagcttccatcatgagatcaattccgaaaatacggctatctccggtttgagaccaatttagcaGAGTGCGGCACTtgcggccatacaaagcttcataaggtgacatctttagactggtctggaagttgttgttgtaggagaactcggcatacggtAGACAATCTTCCTGTTtgggtccttgggccaaagcacatgaagcatatcttcgagtatttggtttacacgttcagtCTGCCTgtctgtctgaggatgataagttGTGCTGTACTTTAGTGCGGCCCCCAAAGCTTAATGGAGATGTGACAAGAAAGCTGAGGTAAAAAGTGACCCTCTGTCAGAAGTGATCGTTCTTGGTACtgcatgcagactgactattctggacacaTACAACTGTCCGAGCTGATCGGCTCGGTAAGTGGTTCTGATGGGAataaaatgagctaccttggtcagtGTGTCCACCACGACCCATACTGCATCATTGCCTCGATGAGTCCTTGGTAGCCCTGCGATAAAATCCATACATACATCATCCCACTTCCATTGTGGAACGGGCAAGGGTTGGAGGAGTCCAACAGgtttttggtgttctgccttcactttgttgcatatgtcgcaacaagccacaaaataggcaatgtctttcttcatcccatcccaccaaaatatctgccgaaggtcttcgtacattttggtacctccGAGGTGAATGGAATACGAAGATCCGTGTGCTTCTGCCAATACCTTCTTTCTTAAGTCTGCTTGATTCGGTACACAAATCCTTCCGCGGAACCTTAGTGTACCTTGTTGATCCTTAGAGAAATCTTGTGTCTGGCCTTCTAACATACGCTTGATATGTTTTTGTAGCACTAGGTCATCTGAATGGGCCTTGCAGATCTCATCCTCGAGGGTAGGAGTAACTTCCATCATATTAGCAAGACCAGTATCAATAATGACCAGATTGAGCTGAGTGATCTCTTcctgaagttcaggaggcaaggactCCATCATGGTATTCAGACTGGCAGGCTTGCGGCTGAGTGCATCGgcgaccacgttggccttacccggatgatAATTAATtacaagatcataatccttgactaattcAAGCCATCTTCGTTGGCGGAGGTTTAAGtatggctgagtaaatatatacttgagacttttgtggtcggtaaatatttgacacctttttccaatgaggtagtgtctccaaatttttagagcatgaacaaccgcgaccaactccaaatcatgagtaggatagttcccttcgtggggtcgtagctgACGAGATGCGTATgctacaaccttgccatcttgcatgagtacgcaGCCAAGACCTTGCCTGGAAgcgtcacagtacacatcaaagctgcggtaaATGTCCGGAAGAGTCAACACAGGTGTTGTTGTCAGTCTGGTTttcagctcattgaaacttttctcacagtcctcagtccattcaaacttcttatctttcttgagaagctctgTCATTGGTTTGGCATCTTAGAGaatccttcaatgaaacgacggtagtacccggctaatccaaggaaactccggatttgggATACTGTCGTGGGTGCCCTCCAATCAAGCACGTCCTTCACCTTACTTggatccacggctataccttctgcGGACAGAACATGCCctaggaatccaacttgcttgagccaaaaactcgcatttactgaatttggcgtatagttgATGGTCACGGAGTCTTTGTAAGACAGCTCTGAGGTgtcccttgtgctcttcttcacctttTCAGTATATTaggatatcatcgatgaagaccaccacaaatttatccaagaaatccatgaatactttgttcatcatatgcatgaagaaagcaggggcattggtgagatcgaaggacataacagtatattcataaagaccgtatcgggtagtgaatgcggtcttaggaatatcttcctttttgatcttgagttggtggtatccagtccttaaatcaattttggagaatacttttgccccactgagttgatcaaataaatcatcgATCCTGggtagtggatatttgtttttaatggtgacatcattcagctgacggtaatccacacacatacggagactatcatctttcttgtccacaaatattGTGGGTGATCCccttggtgaagagcttggacggatataacctttctggagcatctcatcaagctgtttctttaactccactaattctgacgaaggcatccgataatacttcttgtataatggtgcggtcccgggcacaagatcaattgcaaactcaagtTCTCGGTCTGGCGGCATTCTTGGAaattcttctgggaatacatcgggaaattcactgaccacaggaattaatcccAATTCT
This DNA window, taken from Triticum aestivum cultivar Chinese Spring chromosome 1D, IWGSC CS RefSeq v2.1, whole genome shotgun sequence, encodes the following:
- the LOC123181282 gene encoding acyl-carrier-protein phosphodiesterase PptH produces the protein MTPHLPVSSHPAHHLLDALPPSPHHRRLRRRRRFCPPRPRASSSPSSLRCRAAAAAAPQPAAAAARTRVFVVSDLHTDYPENMEWVRRLAVRAGPPGAGEGFDALVVAGDVAETRDNFARTMEALRARFDAVFYVPGNHDLWLRREGGRYVDSMEKLTALLDACSELGVDTGPRTIGDLGIIPLFSWYHKSFDKEKDVNSVRVPSLEMACKDFHACQWPLDLGSDDEALALYFDKLNDKNNDAIEEVKKKSKQILTFSHFVPRQELCPEKRMLYYPNLPKVIGSDYLERRLRAIHDNAKDGAACHVFGHTHFCWDSVVDGIRYVQAPLAYPRERKRRINGGQGWLPFCVYRDGFNPEIYPAIWSDYYNKNRREPENTQLAPWVAKYFSKYYGPPVFAKQTESG